The genomic DNA CAAAATTCCGCTGGCACTCAGCAATCACTTGGCAGCTACTGTGAATCGTCAGACGCTGACATATATCTActttcctttttatatCGGTTTCCCACCATTGGTTTAGATTTTGCAAACGCTTGCTTTGAGACCTTCTCAGACGGGACTTTACATTGTTCACAGATTGCCGAGGATATTAAGACCTGTCAATCTTTaggaaaaaaagtttttctaTCTATGGGCGGTGCTTCTGGTGCATATGGATTTGCTGACGACAATTCTGCCAGGGATTTTGCCCAAGTGCTTTGGAATACTTTCGGTGAGGGCAGCGGTTCTGAAAAACGTCCGTTTGACGATGCTGTCCTTGATGGGTTTGATCTCGACATCGAAAACAATAATCCTACAGGTTACGCTGCTCTAGTGGATGAATTGAGATCGCTTTTCCCTCAAGGCTCCAAACAGTATTATATCAGCGCAGCACCTCAATGCCCGTACCCTGATGCCTCTGTCGGAAACGCAATGCAGAATGCTGACATCGATTTCGCATTTATTCAATTCTACAACAACTACTGTAATGTTGATAGAATGTTCAACTGGGACACATGGATTGAGTATGCTCAAACGGTGTCGccaaacaaaaatatcaagttGTATTTAGGTTTACCGGGCGCGGCAACAGCGGCTGGTAGTGGTTACATTTCGGATTTATCTTTGGTAAAGAAAACCATTCAAGATATTTCTTCCAGTGAATATTTTGGTGGTATCGCTATGTGGGACGCTTCTCAAGCTTTTAGCAACCAGGTTGATGGTGAATCTTACGTTGCTCAAATTAAAAACATTTTGGAGGACAATACACAAGACAGTCAGGCGACGTCAACAGATGTTACATCTACTCTGGTCCCAACTTCTTCAAGTAAGAATCTGAATAGCGGAAGTACATTTTCAGAAGCAAGCTCTACTACCAGCGACACCTCCACCGAACCAACTAGAACAACTTTTTCCAGTGCGGCGCAGGTGACAGTCTCCGCCTCTACTGCTGCTAGCAGTTCCAGCACCTTCTTAGCAGCTTCCTCAAGCAGCAGTGGTGGTAAGACTACTTTGGCTCCCAGTGAGCCAACTTTGACTTCTACATCGGACAGCTCGGCGCAAACAAGAACGTTATCCCCCTCTTTCTCTAGTTCAGCTGCTTCATCTCCCGCACACGATGCTGCTCAACAATTGAATGCACAATATGCTGCTGGTAAGTATAACGGTGAATCCTCATGCACTTCAGGACAAATTGCATGTGCCTCAAGCGGTGAATTCGCCATATGTAATTTCGGTTCATGGGTTAATATGGCTTGCTCAGCAGGTACGACATGTTATGCATACGATGATGGTTCGACGGTCACAACGGGCTGCAACTTCGCCAATTTGAAGTCCGATTATGTTGATTGAtctgctttcttttctgttcggttccaaaaaataaataaagtTTTCTAAAGGTTACGCATAACAATCATTATACCTTTCGCGTTTCATTCGTTAGTTTGAAAACCATTCACGTTCTTCagcttcatttttttctgcgCACAACAGTTATCCTCTGTTGTCGTACTAAGGCAAGACATTTATGTACTGTTTATTTATTACATTTGAGTTAAATAATATGCATAAACACGAGATCTGATTTCAACGGTTTCATGATCCTCATCAAACATGGGTCTCCAATTTACCATTTCTATAAATTCCGGCCTCAGATCAAACTCCTTACaggtttcaaaaaattgcaaatcCTCTCCCAA from Zygotorulaspora mrakii chromosome 7, complete sequence includes the following:
- the CTS1 gene encoding chitinase (similar to Saccharomyces cerevisiae CTS1 (YLR286C); ancestral locus Anc_6.80) — protein: MLKSLFSYALFLLLAKVNAVFDADSKQNVALYWGQNSAGTQQSLGSYCESSDADIYLLSFLYRFPTIGLDFANACFETFSDGTLHCSQIAEDIKTCQSLGKKVFLSMGGASGAYGFADDNSARDFAQVLWNTFGEGSGSEKRPFDDAVLDGFDLDIENNNPTGYAALVDELRSLFPQGSKQYYISAAPQCPYPDASVGNAMQNADIDFAFIQFYNNYCNVDRMFNWDTWIEYAQTVSPNKNIKLYLGLPGAATAAGSGYISDLSLVKKTIQDISSSEYFGGIAMWDASQAFSNQVDGESYVAQIKNILEDNTQDSQATSTDVTSTLVPTSSSKNLNSGSTFSEASSTTSDTSTEPTRTTFSSAAQVTVSASTAASSSSTFLAASSSSSGGKTTLAPSEPTLTSTSDSSAQTRTLSPSFSSSAASSPAHDAAQQLNAQYAAGKYNGESSCTSGQIACASSGEFAICNFGSWVNMACSAGTTCYAYDDGSTVTTGCNFANLKSDYVD